The genomic DNA CCCTGCAAATAATTCCAGCGTCCGCTTCCGCACTTCGGCCAGGCGATCCACATAAAAAGCAGCCTCATTTCCGTCGATTCCCATAAGATCAATCCCGGATTCCAGCCGGCTCCATTCTTCATCGGTCAAATCCCTTTCACCGAACGTCATGATCTGAAAGGCTTCTTCCACACTGGCCATGTGCAAGAGGAGCATGCCGATGGAATTGTCGCAGCCTTCGACCTTTGTATCGAGCTGCTGCAGTGTCAAACCTTCCACTTCCCGAAGCGTAGTGTACCTTGTGTATTCCATCATGGAAATCAGCCTGCCGACCTCTGGCCCGAACGGTTCAACCGTTTCAATGAAGAATTTTCTTTCATCCATACTCCAATCACCCCTTTCTATTTCCCTAAAAATCCGCCTTCCGAGCGGAGGACCTGTCCTGTCACCCATCTGGAATCCTCGGAAGCAAGGAAGCGGATCAGGCGCGCAGCATCCTCCGGTGTACCGATGCGGCCGGACGGAAAGAGAGGGAGGAGATTCTCCCTGATCTCATCCGTGATCCATCCTGAATCGGTCGGACCGGGATCAACGCTGTTCACCGTGATGCCCACCGGGGCAAGTGCTGTAGCCAGGGGCTCCGTTATGGCCGTAAGCATCCCCTTGGTAGCCGTATAGGCAAGATTATGCGGGTCCGGGCCTTTGGACACCATGAATACGATGCGCCCGTCCTCTGCTCCGGCATAGACTTCTTCGAAACGCCTGGCAAACTCCACCGACAGCATGATCGTCCCCCGGTTGTTCACCTGATAATGCATGTCTAGCGTCTCCATCCTCATCGTCCTGAAATCAGTCGGCGACTCATAGGTCGCATTATTGATCAGCACACGTGGCAACCCCAGGCTCTGTGTGGCCGTTTGCAAAATGAGCGCCGGTGCATCCTGCCTGCTCAGATCCGCTTCCATATGAGCGGTGCGGACTCCAAGGCCCTCCAATTCCTTTGCAAAGACAGAAGGGAAGCCCTCTTCTTTACCGCATCCATCTTCTCCGTCATATGTACCCCAATGCGTAAAGAAGATGTCCATTCCATCCCGGGCAAGGATCCGGCAGATGGCTGCCCCTATTCCTTTATCGCGGCTCACCCCGGTGACGAGGGCAATCGATGATGATTCCTTCATATCTACCCCTCCTTTTCAATACTACCCTAGCAGATGCGTATGAGATCACGGACGCCTCTCATCTACCTGAATTTCCGAAAATTACGACAGGTGTCCATTTTATCATAATGACGCACTTCCGGGTGTAAAAAACAGGAATCTCCCTTTGCACAAAAAAAGCAGATCATCGCTGACCTGCTCCCCATCAATTGATATCGCCCACATACACCCCGGAGCGATGGCCTTTTATGTATTCTCCCAGCGCTTTTGGATAAATCCGTAGACCGTCCCACTCATCGAGCTTGACCCATTCGATCCCCACTTGATGGCTGTCCGGATTCGTCGGCTCGTACCCCTCTTCACCGAGGAGATGACATTCAAAGTAGAACTCAACCTGTTGAAATCCGGCGTCGAAGGAATGCTCATGGTTTTTTCCGATATATTCCCTCACATGCTTCAAAGGACCGACCCTTACGATGCTCCCGATCTCCTCTTGGCATTCGCGGACGACGGCTTCTTCCAGTGTTTCGCCTTTTTCCTGTCCCCCACCGGGGAATAGATAGAAGAACCCTTCATCATCCCGATTTTTCGTCAGCAGGACCGCCCCTTCCTTCATGATCAGGGCTTTTGCTGAATTGCGTATGCTCATTTTGCCATCCCTCTTCCCATTTAATCCATGATGATTTCATTGTGTAACGTGATTTCCTTCATCCGCCTCTGATCCAGTTCCACCCCGATGCCCGCCCCGTTTTTCCGCGGGATCCTTCCGTGTTGCACCGTGATCGGTTCTGTAATCAGATCCTGTTCCCAGTAGGTGGCCGAGGAGGAGAGATCGCCGGGCAGATTGAACCCTTCAAGGGTGGACAAAACGATGTTGTGGGCACGGGAGACGCCGAACTCGATCATCCCTCCGCACCAGACGGAAAGCCCGCTATCACGGCATTGATGATAAATATCAAGTGCCTGGGAATATCCCCCTACCCGTCCAAGCTTGATGTTCACGACGCCGCATGCCTGCAAAGCGATTGCGCTTCTCATATCGTGCGGGGAGACGATGCTTTCATCAAGGCAGACGGGCGTGGAAAGCTCCTTCTGAAGCATCGAATGCTCGACGATGTCATCGACGCCAAGAGGCTGTTCGATCATCAGGAGACCGTAACGATCAAGCTTTTTCAAACGTGGAAGATCATCAAGGGTGTAGGCGGAATTGGCATCTGCCATGAGGGGAAGAGCCGGAAATGTCCTGCGCAGTTCCCTGACGATCTCTTCGTCTTTCCCCGGGGAGACCTTGATCTTGATCCTTTCGTATCCTTCCCCCATCAGCTCAGATGTTCTACGGACCATCTCTCCCATGTTCCCTGCAGGCACAACGGCTCCAGCGAGCACTTCCTGCCTCGTGCCTCCGATCACGGCCCAGAGGGGCTGTCCGGACTGACGGGCATAGAGGTCCCAGATGGCCATTTCAAGGGATGCTTTTGCCATGGCATTTCCCCGGACCCCGCTGAATAACCGGCCGCACTCTTCAGGATGGCGTAGGTCCGCTTTCAATAAGAGGGGGATCAGGACATCCTTCAGGATATGATAGGCCCCCTTGACCGTTTCTTCCGTATACCACGGGGTCGAGAAGGCCACGCATTCACCAAGCCCTGTAATCCCTTCTGAATCCACTGCTTCGATGATGATCCCTTCTCTTTCTGCTACCGTCTGCAGATGGGTCGTAAACGGCTTTTTAAGCGGCATGCTGACAACGGATAGTGCAATGGATTTAAGCTTCATCGTAGATCCCCTTCAGCATATTTTCTTTGAGCACCCTTCTAAGGAGCTTATTGGAAGCATTGCGGGGCAGCTCCCCGACAAATACGATCCGTTTTGGACATTTATAGGAAGCGAGGGCAGCTTTGCATCCCTTCATGACCTCCTCTTCAGTCATGGGACGGTCCGTCACAAGGAAAGCACATGGAACCTGCCCCCACACTGGATCATCCATGCCGATGACGCCTGCTTCCGTGACACCCGGGATACCCAGCAGGACACTCTCGACTTCAGCCGGATACACATTCTCCCCACCGGAAATGATCAGGTCCGATCTTCTGTCAAGAACATAAAGGAACCCCTCTTCATCCACATAGCCGATATCCCCTGTGAAGAGCCATCCATCTTCAAAGCTTTTTTCATTTGCTTCAGGGCGCTCATGATACCCCATTGTCACATTCGGACCCTTGACCATGATTTCTCCCTCTTCCAGCGGTGCTGACGCTCCCTTGATCTTCAGCTGGGACGGGAAAAGGGGTTTTCCGGCAGAACCAAGCTTTGAAAGGCTGTACTCCGGTGAAAGGGTGACGATCTGAGAAGAGGTTTCGGTCATCCCGTATGATTGGAACACCGGAACTCCTTTGTTCTTGCATGCCTGCAGAAGGGGAAGCGGAGCCGGGCCGCCTCCTAAGAGCACGCAGCGGAGATTTTCATGATACCCCTCCCCGATCCTTCCCATGAGGCGCTGGAGCATATTCGTGACGACCGAGATAATCGTCACACGGCCGGATTTCAGTTCCAGGTCGATGGCATCCTCGTCGAATGACGCGTGAAGTCTGACCTCCATGCCATAGATGATGCTCCTCATGAGGATCGAGAAACCGCTGATATGGAAGAGCGGGACGGCACAGAGCCATACATCTTTCTCACTGGTGCCAAGATTCAAGGAGGAACCGATGGCACTCCACCAGTGGTTCCCATACGTCTGCAGGACCCCTTTTGGCGAACCGGTTGTCCCCGATGTATACATCACCGTGCAGGTGTCATCAAGATTTGTATGGTCCCTCGGAGCATAGGGGCGCTTGTCTCCCGTAAACAGGAAGGAAAGACCGATGCCCTCCACCTCGAGGGTGCCCGCCTTCTCTGCAAAGTCCTCGTCATGGATGACGTGTGTGAGGGCCATATCCCGTACTTGGAAGGTCAATTCTCCAGCGCCGAGCCGGTGATTCAGCATCACGGCAGCCATACCGAGCTGCTGCACGGCGTGGACCGCAATGATGGATTCAATGCGGTTTTTGATCATGAGGCCGATGAAGGCAGGCTTCGTGCCGTCCAACAACCGATTCAGGCGCTGAGCCGCCTCCTCTGCCGCATGATCGAGCTCACGGAAAGTGAGGCTGCGTTCACCAGAGCTCACGGCGGTGCGGTCCGGCGTCAAAAAGGCCCGCTGCTTCAGCCAATTGGGCAGCATTTCTGTGGTCATGGTACATTCTCCATTCTGTTGATTGTTCAGTAAGAAAAAAACCTGACAGATCCAAAGATCCGCCAGGCAAGTCCCATTAAGGGAAACGAGGGAATTGACCGAAGTCCGGATTGCGTTTTTCCTTGAACGCATCGCGTCCTTCTTTCGCTTCATCCGTTGTGTAATAAAGGAGTGTTGCATCTCCAGCCAGCTGTTGAAGACCTGCAAGCCCATCCGTGTCGGCATTGAATGATGCCTTCAGGAAGCGAAGGGCCGTCGGGCTCTTTTCGAGCATTTCAGAAGCCCATTGCACGGTTTCCTCTTCCAATTTCTCATAAGGTACTACTGTGTTCACAAGGCCCATATCCAATGCTTCCTGAGCGTTGTATTGACGGCATAGGAACCAAATTTCCTTCGCTTTCTTGTGTCCGATGATGCGGGCAAGATACCCGGCACCGTAGCCTGCATCGAAGCTTCCCACTTTCGGTCCTGTTTGACCGAAGATGGCATTGTCCGCTGCAATCGTGATATCACAGACCACGTGAAGAACGTGTCCACCTCCGATGGCATAACCGGCAACCATCGCGATGACTGGTTTCGGGATCACTCGGATCAAACGCTGAAGGTCAAGGACATTCAAACGAGGGATTTCATCCTCGCCTACATATCCACCATGTCCGCGTACGCGCTGATCTCCGCCTGAACAGAATGCTTTTTCACCTGCACCCGTAAGAACAATCACGCCTACTTTGGAATCGTCACGAGCATAAGCAAATGCATCGATCAATTCAGTTACTGTTTTCGGACGGAAGGCATTGCGCACTTCCGGACGATTGATGGTGATCTTCGCGATCCCATTATACGTTTCGTACAAAATATCTTCGTAGTTTCGTTCTGAAACCCAATCAAAAGCCATTTGTATTTCCTCCTTTATGTAGTAAATCCTCTATCATTGTACCAAACTTTTGCGGTTCTTCCACATGAATTGCATGCCCGTACCCCGAAAATGATGTGATGGTGAATCGGGGATTGCGTTCTTTCATTCGCTTGGCGATGCCGACGAACTTCTCATCGAGCTCCCCTACCAGAAGATCGACGGGGATTTCCATGGCGGACAAGTGATCCCACCAGCTTGGCTGTGCCCCCGTCCCCATCCCTCTCAGACTGTTGGCAATACCGATGGGACGTTGTCCGAGTCGGCCCTGGCGGATTTCTGCCTGAACGGTGGCAGGCAGGCGTTTTTGCGTTTCGAACAACGGAATCTCTTCCCAAAAGTTCACGAACTCTTCCATTCCGTGCTCGAGGATCCGCTCAGCCAGGGCTTCATCCTTCACCCGTCTGGCGTCCCGCTCCTCTTCAGTCAACAACCCGGGCGACGCACTCTCGAGGATGAGATGCGATACGAGGTGTGGGCGGGTGATGGCAAGTTGAAGGGCCACCCTCCCTCCCATGGAATAACCGACAAAGGTTGCCTCTCCGATCCCGCACCGGGCAAGTATGGCCTCGACGTCCTCCACTGCATGCGCCATCTGATACCTCTCAGCATCTTCAGGAGCATCCGTCCTGCCATGCCCGATAAGGTCGATCGATATACAGGTGAAGCGGTGTGTCAGGCGATCTACGACTTCGTTCCACGAGGATGTATCCCCTGTGAATCCATGGAGGAAGACAACGGGAGGGCCTTCCCCTTTAATATTTACAAAGTAGTCGATCTCATTCACCTTCATGAAGGTTGCCCGCCCTGTATTTCCCGGGAAACAAATTCCCACATTTTACGATGATTCTCTACATTTTTCTGGCGGTCCGCCAACACTTCAATGATCTTAAGACCCTTCATCCCCTCTGCCTGCCGAAGCGCCTGAAGGAAGTCGGATTCTGTCTTCACAAGGGAGTAATCCGCTCCATACATGGCAGCGACATGGGAGAACTCAAGATCCATAGGTGTACCGAAGAGCTCTTCGAAATAAGCACCTTCCTTTGCCTGAGGCAAGTAGGAGAAGATGCCACCGCCGTTATTGTTCATGACGATCACAGTCAAATCCAATCCATACTTTCTTCCAGCGAGCAACCCGTTCATATCATGGAAGAATGCAAGATCTCCGATGAGCAGATAGGTAGAAGGTGACTGCGTGCTCATGCCAAGGGCCGTCGAGACGACACCGTCGATCCCATTGGCACCCCTGTTGGCGTGGATGGAGATGGAACGATCATTCGAAAAGAAGAAGGTATCCACATCCCGGATCGGCATGCTGTTGCTGACAAAAACGGATGATTGTTCCGGAATGGTTTCCAGGAGGCACTTGACGGCCTTCCCTTCATCCCATTCCCCGATCACATCTTGCATCAGGTTCTTCGTTCTTTCATTGAGACTGATCCACTTCTCCATCCAGTCCCGTGTCCCTGATTCCCCTGCAAAACGATGACAGAAGTGACGTTCATGGGCATACACATAGTGGGTGCCCCTGCCCGTAGGATCCTGCCACTCTTCTCCACGTGTAATGACGAATTGCGGCACTTCCTCCAGCCCTTTCAAGAATAGCATGAGGGGCTTGGACACGGCCATGGCACCGAAACGGATGATCAGGTCAGGTTTCAAGTCCTCCCCGACCGCCCCGGCTTTCAGGAACGTGTCATACGCATCGATGATACCGTCTGTCCCATGTTTTCCGCTCCTCATATTCGATAGCGGGTCGGCAAGGATCGGGAATCCCTTTGCTCTTCCAAAGTCGGCGACCGCCTGAATGCCGTCCGGACTCATACCCGGTCCGCAAATGATGATGCCTCGGCTCCGTTCACTCAAGATCTTCTCCAGCTCATCCGCCTGGTCAGGAGCGAGCGTCCGCTCACCCTGATAGACGCGTTTTGCCGTACCTTCTTGAAAAAGATCCTCCCGCAGGTCGGGAATGAGCGGCTCCCTGAGCGGGAAGTTGAAATGCACCGGTCCGTTCGGTTCCCCGATGGACATACCGAGTCCCCTGACTGCCGCTGAGCGGGCATACCGCAAAATCTCTTGCCCTGACTCAGGGAGGGCCATATCGACTGCCCACTTGACATGCTTTCCATACAGGTCCAGCTGGTCGATCGCCTGAGGCGCTCCGACCTCCCTCAGCTCATGAGGACGGTCTGCCGTCAGGACAAGGAGCGGTACCTTGGCATACCGCGCTTCAATGACGGCCGGATAATAATTCGCCGCTGCGGTTCCAGACGTACAGACAAGGATGACCGGCTTCCGCTTTGCCTTGGCGATGCCGAGGGCAAAGAATGCGGCGGAGCGCTCGTCCACGTTCACATACGTATTGATGCGCGGATGATGGGTGAGCAATAACGCCAAAGGAGTAGAACGGGAGCCGGGGCTGATGACGGCTTCGTCTACTCCGTTACTGGACAATTCGTCTATGAATGCTGCCAGATAATCGGTCAAGTGCTGCTGATGTTCACTCATATCAGATTCCCTCCTAATGCCCGTTGCATCGGACGGAATTTCATTTGTGTTTCCTTAAATTCGCTGTCTGGATCAGAATGGGCGACGATCCCGCAGCCTGCATAAATGAATGCATGATCGCCCTTCAGGAGTCCTGATCGCAGAGCGACGGCGTATTCACCGTTCCCGTATGCATCCATCCATCCGATTGGACCCGCATAGAGACCCCTGTCCATCTGCTCTTCTTCACGTATTACCTGCATGGCTTCTTTACGAGGTACACCTCCAAGGGCCGGAGTCGGGTGCAGCTTCTCCACTAGCGTCAGGATCGACAGACCGGATGGTGCCGTTCCCTTGACCGGGGTGTACAGATGTTGGATATCCTTCAGCTTCATGAGCTGAGGCTCATCTGGAATGGATAGCCGTTCACAGTCGGAGGACAGTGCCTGACGGATCGTATCGACCACGAGCTGGTGCTCATACCGGTTTTTATCGTCCTCCAGGAGTTCCCTTCCAAGACGCTCGTCTTCTTCAAGGTCGCTCCCCCTTGCAATCGATCCTGCCAGACAGGTGGAGAGGATTTCTTCTCCGTCCTTTTTCACAAGACGCTCCGGAGTGGCTCCGATAAAACAGCTTCCTTCCTGCTCAAAACTGAAGATGAAGCTGTCGGGTTGTTGCTTCCAAAGATTATCAAGCACATAGTCGGACGTGACCTCGTCGCTGAACGACACCTTGGTTTTCCTTGCAAGGACGACCTTTTCCATCTCACCATTCTTCAAGCGGTCGACCACATTGCGGACGGACTGCTTCCATTCATGCGCACGAATATCCTCTGCTGACATGTCCCCTGGATCCATCTGGCTCGCCGGCTCAGACGCCATCTTCAGCAGCAGGTCTTTTTCCTTGAGGCAATGCTGCAGGGATGGGCCGCTTCCATCCGGGCGGCACACGATATTGACCGTCAGATAGTTAGCTTCTCCTGCCTTGGTAATCATATATCTTGGGATGCGGAGTGTCCCTTCATCAAATCCCGTCCATTCTGCAGAAGCAGGATTGGCGGAATCGAAACGGAAGCCTCCGAATGCGAGGGGGCCAGTTCCCGGCCACTCTTCCCTCGATACGACGACCGCGTCGGATATGAAGCGCTTCCACTCTTTCTCGATGGCAAAAAAGCGCTCTCCTTCTTTCAATGATGACGAGATATCATATGAAGAGCCTGCCCCTATGAGGGAGATCGTCTGATCGCGATCCTTCCATAAAAAGCGCTCTCCTTTAAAAACCCTGCCGCCGGCATGATAGAAGGAAAGTGGATCCATTGCCCCTGTCTCTTCCACCATACTGAACAGCACGGGATGATTGATTTGTTGAGCCTTCAATAAGGCTGCATCGTATGCTTGATCTATATTGGTCTTCTGGATTGTAACCAATTGAATTCCTCCAGACAATCACTTACAGTTTTCAATTCCATTACAAGATACACCTGAGTATAGGGTGTGTCAACGAAGTCATGGATATGAATCATTATTTATCCCTATTATATAATAAACCCTTTTTCCCCTTTTGAGAAACCAAAAGCGTTATAAAACCTGATGATGGGTGGAGAAAAGGCCTATTCCCCGCACACTACATGAAGGATTCATGTTTTAACAGACCGTGTTTCGGTTAAAGTATGAGTACGATGATGAACAAATCGAACTTTATGAAGGACGTGACATATATGCTTTCGACAAAGGAAAAGAAACAGCTCAAGGATGAATTGATGGATCAGAAGAATCACATCCAGGGTCAGTTGGATGACAGGGAAGAAAATCCCGCAAACACGGGTGATAACGAAAATGGAGGGGAGCTTTCCCTCTATGATAACCACCCTGCGGATATGGGCTCTGAACTATATGAGCGGGAAAAGGATTTTGCACTGGATGAACACTCGAAATCAGAACTGAATAAAATCAACGATGCCCTGAAAGCGATGGATGAAGGCTCTTACGGAACATGCAAAGAATGCGGTGAAGAAATTCCATTCGAACGCCTTGAAGCCATACCGACGACGCTTTACTGCAAAGACCATGCAAGCGCACAGTCGGTCGTCGATGACCGACCTGCAGAAGAAGATATTCTTCAGCCACCTGTAAATGGGGAATTCCGCCATGAAACCGGACAGCTGGTGCGTGATACAGAGGATAGCTTCCAGGAGGTCGGCCGATTCGGTACGTCGGAAACCCCATCGGACTTCCAAGGCGATCACGATGATTATTCCGATCTTTATGAAGACGATGACGAGACGGAAGGGTTCACAGAAGATATGGAATCCTTCGTCGGGACCGATATGGACGGGAAGAACACGAAGGCCTATCCATCCAAGTCACATGAAGAGTATGAGGATATGCTCGATGAGAATGACATGGAGTCGACCATCGGGGACATCCCGTATAAAGAACGCGACAGCTACGTATCAGATAAAAAGAAATCATAAGGCCCCACAACAAAACGCCCGGAATGCCATTGGCATCCGGGCGTTTATTATTCAGCGGGATCATCGTACGCCGACCCCGCCGATCTTCCAGATCTCACGTGCATATTCGGCGATGGTCCGGTCACTCGAGAAGTATCCTGAGCGTGCAATATTGATCAGGCTCATCCGGAGCCACGACGCCTGGTCACGGTAGGCGGATGCTACTTTTTCATGTGCCTTGGCATATGAATCGAAGTCCCGGAGTACAAAGAATTCATCATTCTCAGCAAGCAGCGAATCATAGATCGTTTCAAAATGATCCCCCGCATCGGGAAGGCTGCCATCGACGAGCTGATCGAGGATTTTCTTGATGCGCTCATCATGGTGGTAATACTCCATGGAGTAGTAACTTCCATCCTGCTGCTGTTTCATCACCTCTTCAGCCCTGAGACCGAAGATGAAGATATTCTTTTCCCCGACCTGCTCCAGGATTTCAATATTGGCTCCATCCAATGTGCCGAGCGTCACGGCGCCATTCATCATGAATTTCATATTCCCTGTCCCCGAGGCTTCTTTACTCGCTGTGGAAATCTGCTGGGAGACATCCGCTGCCGGGATGATTTCCTCTGCCAGGGATACACGGTAATTTTCAAGGAATACGACCTTGATCCTTCCTTTCACAGCCGGGTGATCGTTCACAAGATCTGCGACCGAGTGGATCAATTTGATGATCTTCTTCGCATAATAGTACCCCGGTGAAGCCTTGGCTCCGAATATAAAGGTCCGAGGCGGAATATCCGCAGCGGGGTTTTCCTGACATCTGTTGAAAAGATGGAGGATGTGGAGGATATTGAGAAGCTGCCTCTTATACGCATGAAGCCTCTTCACTTGAATATCAAAAATCGAATCAGGGTCCACCACAATTCCATTGGTCTCGAGGATGCGATCCGCCAGTCTCTTTTTGTTCAGCTGCTTCGCCTTATGAAGGTCATCCAGGAATGTCCGGTCTGCTGTAAAGGACTCAAGCTCGCTAAGCCTTGAAGGATCCTTGATCCAGGCGTCTCCTATCGCTGATTGGATGAGCGACGCCAGGGGCGGGTTGCTATTGAGCAGCCAGCGACGATGGGTGATCCCATTCGTCTTGCTGTTGAACTTCCCGGGAAAATACTGATAGAACAGGTTCATCTCCCGTTCTTTCAAGATATCGGTATGAATCTTCGCGACCCCGTTCACACTGTGGCTTCCTGCTATGGCGAGGTGGGCCATTTTCACTTCCCCGTGGGCAATGATGGCCATCCCTTCGATTCTGCCCCACTCTCCCGGGTAGGCATCCCACAGGTCACGGCAAAACCGCTCATTGATTTCATCGACAATCATATAGATCCTCGGTAAAAGAGGCTGAAAAATCCTCACTGGCCACCGTTCCAATGCTTCAGAAAGGGTCGTATGGTTCGTATAGGCGAACGTCTTCGTCGTCACACCCCAAGCTGAATCCCAGTCCAAGGCGTACTCATCGATCAGGACTCTCATCATTTCAGGTATGGCGAGTA from Rossellomorea marisflavi includes the following:
- a CDS encoding glycogen/starch/alpha-glucan phosphorylase, translating into MFSSQEEFKEAYLKKLEMTSGKAFPDTTLQDRYDTLGQLIREYISMNWIQTNEQYRYQKQKQVYYLSIEFLLGRLLRQNLMNLGIYELVEEGLGDLGIDLKDMEDVEQDAALGNGGLGRLAACFLDSMASMDLPGHGYGIRYKHGLFEQKIVNGYQMELPEQWLRHGYVWEVRKPDLMMQIPFWGRIESTEKDGVPSFRHVDAEIVAAVPYDLPVVGYGTTTVNTLRLWNAEPYAYKAGRDMMKYKRDTEAITEFLYPDDTQDEGKVLRLKQQYFLVSASIRTILESYLSRHGDLMNLHEHVAIHINDTHPVLAIPEMMRVLIDEYALDWDSAWGVTTKTFAYTNHTTLSEALERWPVRIFQPLLPRIYMIVDEINERFCRDLWDAYPGEWGRIEGMAIIAHGEVKMAHLAIAGSHSVNGVAKIHTDILKEREMNLFYQYFPGKFNSKTNGITHRRWLLNSNPPLASLIQSAIGDAWIKDPSRLSELESFTADRTFLDDLHKAKQLNKKRLADRILETNGIVVDPDSIFDIQVKRLHAYKRQLLNILHILHLFNRCQENPAADIPPRTFIFGAKASPGYYYAKKIIKLIHSVADLVNDHPAVKGRIKVVFLENYRVSLAEEIIPAADVSQQISTASKEASGTGNMKFMMNGAVTLGTLDGANIEILEQVGEKNIFIFGLRAEEVMKQQQDGSYYSMEYYHHDERIKKILDQLVDGSLPDAGDHFETIYDSLLAENDEFFVLRDFDSYAKAHEKVASAYRDQASWLRMSLINIARSGYFSSDRTIAEYAREIWKIGGVGVR